TGCCACAACACTCGATTGATGTTGCTGACCATCGGACCGGCATTGAGTCGCCACGCGACCGACCTCGCGAGATGAGACGAGCGAGACTCGAAAGCAGAGATATCGAACGGGACCGTCTCGCACCCCAGCTCGTTCAGAGCCTTCATGCGCGCCAACGAGGTCGTCCCTTCACGCAGTTTCCCGATGTAAAAGATTCGCATGACCGCTACTTCTGATCACACGGAATTGAGCGCGCGTTGCTTGACCGCCGCGCGAGGTACGCGGAGAGCAGCAACTGCATGCCGAAGTATACCGGCACCGCCATGGCCGCTCCGTCGAGGCCGTAGAAATAAATCATGGGAAAACCAACCACCACGCTGAGCACAGCCCCGGCTGTTTCGCTGAACAGGACGCTCTTTGTCGCATCATAGGCAAAGCAGACGCGCGTTGTAATGTGAGTCAGCGCCAACAGCCCATAGCCGGCGGCGATCCACGGGGCGAGGTACGCTCCATCGCGAAAGGCCGGCCCCAATAGCAAGGACGCCACCTCCTCATGAAATAGGGCAAACCCCGCCCATAAGGCTACGCTCCCAAGCGCCGCAATCAGAAACCACACCGCGAGGTACTTTCTGCTCGCCGCTGATTTTTGTCTGAGCGCCTCATAATAGGCGGGGCGAATGGCGGTCTCGGCGATGCTCGACAGCATGAGCGTGGGACGGCTCGCCAGACCGTACACCGCGACATAGGCACCCACCTCCTTACTGGAAAGCAGTCCTCCGATCATGTAGCGGTCCGCCATGTTAGAGATCCAGCCGATCAACCCAATAGGAATAAGCGGGACCGTGTAGCTCTTGAAAGCCTGTAGCAACTGTTGCGCTTCCGGCCCATTGACTGGCTTCACCCCCGGCAGCGTCTTTCGACGAAGCAGCAGATACAACCCCCCGGAAGTCGCGACGAAGGAGGCCAGCACGACGTCCACATCGACCCCCAGCATGGTGACCGCTCCGTAGGCGACCAGGGGTCTTCCCCAAGCCTCGCCGTTTTGCCAGATTCCATACCATCGATGCTGGCGCGTTGCATTCAGGATGGCGGTCTGAAACATTCTGAGCCCATCCACCCCCACCAGGGCCGCGATGAGGAGCGCATCGAGCGGCGTCGCCCATCCGACCAGAAAAGCCACGACACTCAAAAGCAAACAGACGGGCAATGCCGCTTTGACGACCCGCCCGATGTTTTTCATGGTGACCGCTTCGACGATCGCCCGGTTCTCCACTCCTCCTTCCGCCGGATAGTGCCGCAACAATGCCTGCAACGAGGGATTGACGAGCGTGCTCGTCATGAGGGCCGCCACTCCCATCAAGAGGCTGGCTTCGCCAAAGACTGAGGGCGTCAGCACCTCGGTTAACAAGCGAACACCGACCACTTGGCCGAGAGCCGAACCGACTTGGAACGCCCCCACTACACACAGCTCCCATCGCAGCATCTCCTTTGACTACTCCAACTCTCTTGCCCGCTCTTTGGGAATCGCAATCACGTAGGTCGAAGGTGCGTCGCTCACGATGGACGGATCGGACGGGGAGTGATGGATCCACCGAAGGCCGTAGTCGAATGGCTTAAAGAATTCCTCGAAGGTTTCCATTCGAATGCCCCTCGGTTCGGCAAAACAGGGCAGGAACTCAAAATAGACGATCGGCCTCTGCCTCTCGAGGGTCGTTCGCCCGCCACGCAGCACTTCCAGTTCGCTCCCCTCGACGTCGATTTTGATCACATCGATCCGAGGCTGGCCTGCCAACGACTCATCCAACGTGCCAACTGTGACAGGTACGGGTTTCGCGCCGGAATCGTGACTGAGGGAGGACATGTCGCCTTTCTTTCTGACATAGAACGTGGCCGTGCCCTTCGTGTCGCTGAGAGCCAGAGGCAACACGGTCACATTCGGCAATTGTGACGTGTTCATCCGCAAGAGTCTTAAGGCTGCCGGCATCGGCTCAAAGGCGAAGACCCGGCCCGTTGTCCCGACAAGTCTGCTCGCGAGCTTGGTGAAATATCCGATGTTCGCCCCCACATCCACGAACACCGCGCCGTCGCTCAGTACCCGACGAAGCAGTTTTTCCGTCCCCTGCTCATGGGGAAGCCCTCCATAAAAGAAATAGCTAAAACACATGAACTCGCGCAAATCGAGATAGATCTCGCCGCCGTCCGAGAGCCGCGCCCGATACCGTTGAAGAGATGGCACCACTCGCGCGGCCGCGGCGATAAGCGGAGCCCATCCGCGAGGAATCACGCAACGCGCCACGTTGACGGTTGATTGCAATGACATCGGCATCGTCGAGCAATCTCCGCGCTCGCCCGGCTCAACTCGGCACAAAGCGGGGCAGCGTGTCAAGGATCGCGGTCGCCATATCCTCCATCGCGGCGTCGGCGGCCGAGACATCAGAGACGGCATCGAGCGGCATCACCAACCGCACCAGCGCGCCGTCGATCCTCCCTTGGGTGAGCGAATTCCAAAGAAGGATCGGCTTGACCGCGTTCTGGTCCGCGATGACCATGCCCCTGTGCTGGAACCAATAATAGACGACGTGTCTCTTGCCCTCGATCGTGGCCACGAGGCGGTTGATGCGAAGCGGCTGGTGATCCGGCCCTTGCCGATTCGACAGCTCCTTAACACCCTGTTCCTCTATGCTCCATCCGTTGCCGGGCAAACAGACCGCCGGGTTGTGCGAGTACGAATCCTCATAGAGAGACGGAAAGTAGGGCACGAACACGTTGATCACCGGCCCGCCCGGCTTCATGAAGTTGGCGAGCAAATAGTCACTCCACGGGAGCGCATTGCGATAGATGACGTCCATCCGTTCATGTTGCCCTTTCCACCCTTTGAGCTCAAGCGGAAACATGCTGAATTGCTCGCGCGGCGGTGTCACCACCGTTCGTTGCGGCAAAACGAACGGCAAGGAGGCCACCCCCGCCATCAACACGACCGTTGTGGCCAAAGCCGGCAATCCTCCTCGGGTGAACGTTCTTGCTTGCGCGGCGAGCGAGGAACCGAGCCCCCCTTCCGGGAGCAAGGCCCAGTCGAAGGCCGGCGTGTTCCGGTCCGCCAGCTTCGACAAAACCACGTTAACCGCCAAGATGAGGCCCAGCGCCGGGAAAAAGATCACCCAGCCTTCGAAGTCGTGTAAAAATCCCTCCGCCGTGTTGACGCCCAGATACTCCGAGAACACGGCTGTGAGGGCGATTCTGATACTGTTCATGAGCACGGTGATCGGCGCCGCGGCCACCAACAACAGCCCGATGCGAACCAGACCGGCTTTGCTGAAGACTCCGACAATATACGCCAGTGCCACCAGCGGCAATAGGTATCGCAACCCGCTGCAGGCTTCGACCACCTGCATCTGCATGGTGCCGATGTCGATGACGTTGCCTTCAAGATGCACCGTGATGCCGGCCAGTTCGATCATGGCGGCCCCCAGACGGGACGAGATAAGTTGCAAGGAACTCGACATCTTGTTGAACAGCGCCGTCGGCATGGGGATCGCGAAGAGCAACAGCACTAGGGCCGCCCAGTGTCGTTTGGCCTGTTCCCATCCGGCAGAGAGGACAAAGACGCCGCATGTCATCAGCAACAGGCTAAACCCATAGACGCTGAACATGTGCCCGTAATGGGCCAGAAGCAGCGTGGCCACGCCCGACACCAGGAGCAGCGCCGCGCCCATCCGTGATCCCCGAACCGGTTGACCCTCGGTCGGCCGCCCAAGCAACACCATGTAGGCTCCGACAAGCGGGATCATGATCGCATGGCTGTATTCCTCGGAATTCCACTGTTTGAGCAACCAGTCAATGCCGGCCGGATAGCCGATCCACACGGCCGCCAGAGGAAGCATCAATGAGAGCAGATAGACAATGACCATCGCCTTCAATCCCCCTCAGCAAGATGATGCAGCAAGGAGGTGGTCCAACAACGCCGCGCAGTGTGTGGAAAACGCCGGAAACCGGAAAATGTCCGCATCGGACGAGGACACTCGCGGCTGCTCCAATGCCGACAGAATGGCCGCAATGAGCGCCTCCCGATCGTCACAAGGCACCGCATAGCCGGCCGTCCCGTCCCGCAGGGGATCCATGCTGCCGTCTTCGCTACCGCCTATCACGGGGATTCCCGACCGCATGGCTTCCAAAAACACGATTCCGAACCCCTCTTTCGTGCTCGGCATGACGAACACGTCGGCCGTTCGGTAAAGATCCGGAAGATCCCGATCATCGATTTTCCCGATAAACTTCACCTGCTCGGCCACTCCGTGTTCCTGCGCCATCCGTTCAAAACGCCCCCGGCCTGGCCCGTCCCCGGCTATGACGTAGACAAGATCCGGATATCTTTCGACAAGCTCGCGCAGCACGCCCATGACTCGGTGGTGTCCTTTCTCCCAATCGTGAGCGTCAAGGCGCGACACGGTCAGTAAGAGCCGTTTCCCCCTCAGTCCATACCAGTCAAGAATCCGGTCGGACTTCGGGCCGGGAGAGAATCGCTCGCTCACGGTATTCGGCAGCACCCGAACTCGTTCGGGTCGCACGTTCGCCCAGGCCAGTAGTTTGCGCTTGGTATAGCGGCTCACGACGGTGACCATGCGCGCCTGTTCCACGCCCCACCGCACCACCGGCTTCGGGCATTTCCAGGCATCGATCCCATGCAGTTGCACCCAGAGCGGAACCTTCACGCCTTGCGCGACCGTAGCCGCCAGCGGAACCTGGAGGATGTGGCCGCAGAACACCGCGTCGAACGGCCCGTCCATCGTCGCGTGCCGAATCGCCCGCAGCGAATAGCCGATTTTGTTGAATACTGGGGGCAGTTGCCGCACGCGGGGTGGAAGCTCGCCTTGATCAGGCCGTCCCAAACGAGGCGCGACGACGATCTCGGCTACCGCTTCGTTCCGCGAGAGGGCGGTCAAGAGATCGCGGTTGTACCGCGAAATCCCTCCGTGGCCGCCGAAGCCGTCGGTGATCAATGCGAGGATGCGAATAGATCTTGCCATATCATTACGTCGAGGCGACGATCTGCGCCCAGCGCCTGGTCCACTGAACGGATTCCTGCTCGCGCGCGCCCATTACAGGCTGATTGTTCTTCCAGACCGACGGGTCTTTCGCGATCCACTGCGTCATCGGCGTCGAGAAACCCGTCTTTCGTCTCTTGCGAATCGCTTCGGGGATGGGTACGCGAGGACTCTGTGCCAACAGATCCTTCCCCCGGACAGCGGCGCCCGTGATAAGTGCCGGTGAGAGCCGCTTCACCAGGTATGAATCGACCAAGGGGGTGCGAATCTCCAGTGAGTGGGCCATGCCAGCCCAATCCGTATCGCGCAGCAGTTGGTTCCGCATGTACAACCCGGCTTCCATCACAGCAACACGACCGGCCGCGGAACCTGGATCTGGCACAAGAATCTTACCGATATGCCGGAGAGGTTGGAGGCGGCGAAGCCCTTCCCTCACCATATCTTGTTCCAGCACTTGGCCCAGCTCATCGGGCATGAAGAGTCCTCGGCCAAGCAAGTATGCGCCCGCATAGGTTCCTCCGTATTCCAATGCGCTGAATGCCTTAGGATCGTTCCTAACAACCCAGGGGAACATGCGCCGCCCGACGATGTTGGCCAAGCGGCCCATCATCGACACGCGGGGTGGAAAAGCTATCCGCCGAACCAAGGGAGGGATCTTCGCACACGCGGAAGAGCCTCCCAGCAATACATCGCCTCCAAGCCCGGAAACGACGGCCTTCAAACCGAGTTCGCGCGCCGCCTTGCTGACAAACCACGTGTTGATGCCGTCGATGCTCGGTTGATCCATCGCGTCCAAAATGCGCGGTAGATCCTCGCGGAACTCGGATTCGGTCACGATGCGGGTCGTATGGTGCGTGCCGTATTGCTTGGCGACCTGCTCGGCAAGCGGCCCCTCGTCGTCCAGCTTTCCCGCAAACTCCGAGAAGGTTACGGTTAGCGTCCTGACGTCGGACTGCCCCGCATCACGCATGAGTCCCACCAACGATCCGGAATCCACCCCCGCCGACAAGAACGCGCCGACCGGCACATCGGCCACCAGATGATGGCGCACGGAATCCAGGAACGCCTCCCGCGCATATTCACAAAGATCTCGCTCATTGAGATTGAGCGGCTTGGTTTGGGCCTCCGCATACACATGCGCCAGCGAAAAATACGGCTTTGGCTCCAAAGGACCGACTTCCCCCACCCACATGATCGACCCCGCCGGCACCGCCCGAATATCTTGGTACATCGTATAGGGTTCCGGCACGCTGCCGAAGAGATAAAAGCCGACGTGGCCGGCGGGATCGGGATCGCGCGAGACCTTCCCGCCCACCAGCAATGCCTTGACCTGACTGGCGAAGCGGAACGTCCACCCATCGTCCGCGTAGTACAACGGTTTGATTCCGTAGGGGTCGCGCGCGAGCAGCAGCGATTTTTTGCGGCTGTCCCACAGGCCGAAGGCAAACATGCCGCGCAGGTCCTTGACCATCTCCTCTCCGCGGTCGGCATACAGATGAAGCAGGACTTCTGTATCGGACATCGTCCGAAAGACATATCCTTTTTCCGCCAGCTCTTGGCGCAGCGTTTGGTAATTGTAAACCTCACCGTTAAAGACGATGGTCAGCTTGCCATCTTGGCTGCTCATCGGCTGGGCCGCCCGTTCGTGGAGGTCGATGATCGCCAATCGCCTGTGGCCTAGCCCGACACGACCGTCCCCTGACAACCACTCTCCCGCCCCGTCCGGCCCTCGCGCGGCCATGTGGTCGCGTATTCGCCGCAGTTCGTCGCGATCGACGTCCAGCGCCGCATAATGATAGGCCACGATGCCGGCGATTCCACACATGGCGTCAATCCGTCCTCATCGAAGCCGAAGCCCCTGAGGCGCGGGCAATTCTCTTTCGCATTCGGCGAGGGTCAAAATGAAATTATTGGGAAGTACGCGCCGTTGAGCGGCGTCAACCGCTCCCCTCATACAAAACACGTTCGAGGCCATGCGCACACCGGGCGACAGATCCCTTGCCGTCACAACCGGAACCGCGACGTCGCCGAAGACATTATCCCGAATCTCGACGTTGACCGGCGGACAACAGGGTTTGAGCACTGCCACCCCTGCCACCCCTGCCACCCCGCCTCTTGTTCTGTTATTCCTAATAACCGCATTCGCCATGTTCTGCGACTTAAAGGCAAAGGCGGAATAGGGCTCAGCAACGGTAATGTCGTTGTTATAAATTTCGAACCGCGGCCGAAAATCGAAGACACCTCTTAAAGCAATCCCATGCGCGTTGGACATCGTGATCACATTGTTTCTGACAATCGTTGTGCCTCGATTCTCGTAAGGATCGACCACGATCCCCGAAAAACCGTGCTCTGGGGTGGCCCCTGGCATGTACACATTGCGCACCACATTGTGCTCCACGATGATGTTCGACGACAGAACCCCAATCCCATAGTGGCCTTTCAAATCAAAGAGCGTATTGCGATCGATGATGCCCGCGAACACACCAGACTTGATATCTAATCCCTCGCCGTTTGCCCAGCCATCGACACCGACGGATCTCCATCCAAAGTCATTGCCTCCGATCGTGTTCCCGCTGATTCTCAGCATCCGCGTCACCACCAGCCCCTGTTCCCGCCCCTGATCAGGCCCACTGAGGTAACGAATATAAACTCCTTCTTGACCATTGGCCGTGATGGTGTTGTTCAGAATATCCACATCGCGAAAGGTATTGGTCCCCCCGATGTGGATTGCCTGATAAGCATTGCCAAAAAATTCACAGTCAGCCACCCGCAAGGAGCCGTATCGCGCATCGGATGATTGGTAAAAAAAACCGATGGCATACTCGTTCGCGAACGAAAGTCGCAACCCTTCCACCACTACCCGTTCGACATTGCCGGGCTGAAGCTCGATGATGTGGCTTCTGTGTGACACATAGAAATCCCGCGATGGCTCCACGCCGGGAAGCGGCCTGACGTACAGGGCTCCACCTGCGACATCGTGAAAGAATTGGCCGGGAACGTTGAGCAACGTCAGCGCGGAGACCTTGTCATAAAATCGGCCGTTCCTCTCGTCGTACACAATGAGAATGTCCTTGGGACCGTGAGAGCCCGGCGCGATCGACGCCTCCGCCGAGACGATCTCGCTATTCGGCGCGCGCAACCATGACCGGATGCGGGTGGCACCGACAAGATGGGGAGGCTGAGCGGCGTCGCCATAGGCCTCGATCGTAAGGGAGCGGGATACTTTGAGCAACGCGCTTTCCCACGTGCATCCCTTCTTGAAGCGGACATTGTCGCCGTTGCGAAAATTAAATCCGGAGACTTTATCGGTCGATCTCCAGGCCCGCGTCTCGCTCAACCCATCGTTGGCGTCGCTTCCCGTGTCGCAGTCCACATAGTAGATCGCGGCCCGGGTTTCTGTCGCCGCGATCAACGCCATACAAAGCAGGGCGTAGATGATCACGCCGTGCCGGAAGGTCGCCGCAGTTGCGAAACACCAGTGAAATCGCTCACGCATTTTGACACCTCCATGGGGGAATGGTGGGCCCGGTGCGTCAAAAAATATACCGCACGAGATCCTTCAGACCCATTCTTCTCTTCCGCCATTCCATAGTCGGTGTTCGTCCGGTTCACAAAATAAGCACGAATCTCCTCTTGCCATCATCATAATATTGAGACGCGCCAGTTTACTGAGTTTACTGATGGTGACCGCCGGAATCGGACACTGGGTCTTAAGTTTGTGTTAACGAATAGTTAAAAGAACGCCCGGCGCAGCGCCGGCCGTTTCACAGGAATGATTTCTGTTGCAACAGGGGCATCGATCGGCACCCCTGACATTGGATTCCCTCCCGGCACGGCTATAATCTTTCTTACGGGCGCATGGGAGGGACGCCGCCGCTTTCTCCAAGTTTAGCTTGGCATTCAAGAATACCACCGTCGGCGAGACATCTTTCAATAGCATGTCGAGACAACAATCAAGAACAACGAACACGAATGAGGCCTTGAACATGCCGGGCTGCCCACACATTGTCTGGTGGCTGATTTGCGCATCCGTCTTTTCACCGGTCTTCTAATAATCCTTCCTCTCCCATCCTTTCCTTCTGAAGCAAGATGATCGGGCAAGCGGCCCGAGTCCCGTGGCCGCCATCGCCCGTGAAACCACCCCGAGCATCTGTCGCCTTCCGATTCCCCGCACATGAGAATCTTTTTACCTTATTTGGTGCAGTCGTTGGCACCGTTCGGTAGCCCCTCTCCGCCGGCCTGTGGTTTCATGCGCCTCACCGTGGAACGCGCTCATGGCATCGTTTCGGAACATTCTTTGGCGCATCGACCCGTCATAATTGAGCTTTGGACCGAGAAAGACGGTCCCGGAAAGGAAGGTTCTCCATGTCGAACGAATCGCAAAAAAAGAGAGCGTCCGTCCTGATCGCGACGCACGATCTCGCCTTTGGAATCAAGCTTGCCGATTGGCTGGCCGTTCACGGCTACCAAGCCGTGCTGATCCGATCATGGCTGACAATGATCGACGAGTGCCGGGACCTCCGTCCCCGTGCGGTCGTGATCGACCTGTCTCGACGCGAACAGACGGTCTCGCCCAGTTATGAGGAGGTGTTGCGGGCCATCGAGACCACCTGCCCTCGCGCAGTGGTGGTTGTCATGGACGATCCTCCCGGCGCGTCGCCCGTGCAGAGGGGAAGAGATACCGCCCTTCGCTACATTCGAACTCAACCCGCCGATTTTGCACACATCGGCCGCCTCCTTCACTCTGAGATCGATCACGATGCGACGATTCTTCCCGGGACGCACGCTGCGCGGACTTCCCATGATCAATGGACCCTGCACGGCCGCGCCCGCCAAGGAGAAAGACCGAGCGAGATAAATCATCGGATTTGCCACCGCTGCCAAGGCTTGATGCACCCCATCGACCCGCTCGATCCGCTAGATGCCCTCCGAACCGGCGAGCGAGACGGCTTGCAAGCGTGGCGCTGCATCTCCTGCGGGAATCTCATTGATCCCGTCATCATTCGGAACCGCCACGTTGTCATGGCGAACCGCGCCCGCCGGCGGGGGACCTCTCCGCGCCAACCGGTGTTCAAGGGAGCGCCTTCCTAAGTCGGAGAAAACAGTCGAGAAAAGAGGGCGGCGGAGTCGTCTGTGGGCAGACACTCTCGCTGCTGCTACACGCCAGACTCCGTCTCAATCCAGGCAGCAGTGCTCCCGCCCAAGCGGAGCGCCCCCCGTGGGGATCCGTTGGGAGATCTTTTTGCCCGCGCCCGTCTCCTGCCCCCCCTTCTCCCCCCTATGGGATCCGTTAACGTATTGCTTCCCAGCCCGATCGAACCTACAATCATTTCGTGTATTTCGAGATCATCGGCGAGATTGAGGACATTGAAACGATCGCGGTCGGTGGTAGGATCAGAGACATCATACGGCTCCGGCAGGCATTTGGCCCAGGGCGGTGGAGAAAGCTCAAAGACAGGGCACGGGTTAGGCTGGCAAACGGAATGATTCGACTGGCCGAAGTCCACTGGTACGAAGCGCATGGTATCGGACGGAAGAAGATGAAGATCAAAAGATTCCTGAATTGAGGGGGAGATCATGCGACGAAAACAAGCCGGCCAGAGATTCGTCTTGTGCGTAAGGAACGACGATTGTGACGATCTTGAGACACGCAAGGTCTATCGTGTGCTCAGGGACCCCAAAGCGGAAAAAGAGGGATACCTGCGCGTGATCGACGAATCGGGTGATGATTACCTCTATCCTACCTCCTATTTTGTCCAGATCGAATTGCCGCAGGAGGCGGAACAAGTCATCGCCGCTGCCGGCTAGCCTTCGAAGAGATAACGGGGTCGGGCGTCGTTTCGTGGCAGACGCTTTCACTGCCGCTACGGACCGCACTCTGTCATAAATCCATACATCGGCGACCCCGCTGAGCAGAGCCTCCCGTAGGGGATCTTTTTGCCCGCGCCGTCCCGTATCCCCCTTCATTGCCCATCATTTTTGTCACACCTGTTGCAGGAATTGCCATCCATCAGTAGCTCCGTTCGTCGCATTGGGGCATAACCGACC
This sequence is a window from Candidatus Nitrospira inopinata. Protein-coding genes within it:
- a CDS encoding lipopolysaccharide biosynthesis protein is translated as MLRWELCVVGAFQVGSALGQVVGVRLLTEVLTPSVFGEASLLMGVAALMTSTLVNPSLQALLRHYPAEGGVENRAIVEAVTMKNIGRVVKAALPVCLLLSVVAFLVGWATPLDALLIAALVGVDGLRMFQTAILNATRQHRWYGIWQNGEAWGRPLVAYGAVTMLGVDVDVVLASFVATSGGLYLLLRRKTLPGVKPVNGPEAQQLLQAFKSYTVPLIPIGLIGWISNMADRYMIGGLLSSKEVGAYVAVYGLASRPTLMLSSIAETAIRPAYYEALRQKSAASRKYLAVWFLIAALGSVALWAGFALFHEEVASLLLGPAFRDGAYLAPWIAAGYGLLALTHITTRVCFAYDATKSVLFSETAGAVLSVVVGFPMIYFYGLDGAAMAVPVYFGMQLLLSAYLARRSSNARSIPCDQK
- a CDS encoding FkbM family methyltransferase → MPMSLQSTVNVARCVIPRGWAPLIAAAARVVPSLQRYRARLSDGGEIYLDLREFMCFSYFFYGGLPHEQGTEKLLRRVLSDGAVFVDVGANIGYFTKLASRLVGTTGRVFAFEPMPAALRLLRMNTSQLPNVTVLPLALSDTKGTATFYVRKKGDMSSLSHDSGAKPVPVTVGTLDESLAGQPRIDVIKIDVEGSELEVLRGGRTTLERQRPIVYFEFLPCFAEPRGIRMETFEEFFKPFDYGLRWIHHSPSDPSIVSDAPSTYVIAIPKERARELE
- the xrtD gene encoding VPLPA-CTERM-specific exosortase XrtD — translated: MVIVYLLSLMLPLAAVWIGYPAGIDWLLKQWNSEEYSHAIMIPLVGAYMVLLGRPTEGQPVRGSRMGAALLLVSGVATLLLAHYGHMFSVYGFSLLLMTCGVFVLSAGWEQAKRHWAALVLLLFAIPMPTALFNKMSSSLQLISSRLGAAMIELAGITVHLEGNVIDIGTMQMQVVEACSGLRYLLPLVALAYIVGVFSKAGLVRIGLLLVAAAPITVLMNSIRIALTAVFSEYLGVNTAEGFLHDFEGWVIFFPALGLILAVNVVLSKLADRNTPAFDWALLPEGGLGSSLAAQARTFTRGGLPALATTVVLMAGVASLPFVLPQRTVVTPPREQFSMFPLELKGWKGQHERMDVIYRNALPWSDYLLANFMKPGGPVINVFVPYFPSLYEDSYSHNPAVCLPGNGWSIEEQGVKELSNRQGPDHQPLRINRLVATIEGKRHVVYYWFQHRGMVIADQNAVKPILLWNSLTQGRIDGALVRLVMPLDAVSDVSAADAAMEDMATAILDTLPRFVPS
- a CDS encoding glycosyltransferase family 4 protein; translation: MARSIRILALITDGFGGHGGISRYNRDLLTALSRNEAVAEIVVAPRLGRPDQGELPPRVRQLPPVFNKIGYSLRAIRHATMDGPFDAVFCGHILQVPLAATVAQGVKVPLWVQLHGIDAWKCPKPVVRWGVEQARMVTVVSRYTKRKLLAWANVRPERVRVLPNTVSERFSPGPKSDRILDWYGLRGKRLLLTVSRLDAHDWEKGHHRVMGVLRELVERYPDLVYVIAGDGPGRGRFERMAQEHGVAEQVKFIGKIDDRDLPDLYRTADVFVMPSTKEGFGIVFLEAMRSGIPVIGGSEDGSMDPLRDGTAGYAVPCDDREALIAAILSALEQPRVSSSDADIFRFPAFSTHCAALLDHLLAASSC
- the asnB gene encoding asparagine synthase (glutamine-hydrolyzing), with the protein product MCGIAGIVAYHYAALDVDRDELRRIRDHMAARGPDGAGEWLSGDGRVGLGHRRLAIIDLHERAAQPMSSQDGKLTIVFNGEVYNYQTLRQELAEKGYVFRTMSDTEVLLHLYADRGEEMVKDLRGMFAFGLWDSRKKSLLLARDPYGIKPLYYADDGWTFRFASQVKALLVGGKVSRDPDPAGHVGFYLFGSVPEPYTMYQDIRAVPAGSIMWVGEVGPLEPKPYFSLAHVYAEAQTKPLNLNERDLCEYAREAFLDSVRHHLVADVPVGAFLSAGVDSGSLVGLMRDAGQSDVRTLTVTFSEFAGKLDDEGPLAEQVAKQYGTHHTTRIVTESEFREDLPRILDAMDQPSIDGINTWFVSKAARELGLKAVVSGLGGDVLLGGSSACAKIPPLVRRIAFPPRVSMMGRLANIVGRRMFPWVVRNDPKAFSALEYGGTYAGAYLLGRGLFMPDELGQVLEQDMVREGLRRLQPLRHIGKILVPDPGSAAGRVAVMEAGLYMRNQLLRDTDWAGMAHSLEIRTPLVDSYLVKRLSPALITGAAVRGKDLLAQSPRVPIPEAIRKRRKTGFSTPMTQWIAKDPSVWKNNQPVMGAREQESVQWTRRWAQIVAST
- a CDS encoding right-handed parallel beta-helix repeat-containing protein, with product MRERFHWCFATAATFRHGVIIYALLCMALIAATETRAAIYYVDCDTGSDANDGLSETRAWRSTDKVSGFNFRNGDNVRFKKGCTWESALLKVSRSLTIEAYGDAAQPPHLVGATRIRSWLRAPNSEIVSAEASIAPGSHGPKDILIVYDERNGRFYDKVSALTLLNVPGQFFHDVAGGALYVRPLPGVEPSRDFYVSHRSHIIELQPGNVERVVVEGLRLSFANEYAIGFFYQSSDARYGSLRVADCEFFGNAYQAIHIGGTNTFRDVDILNNTITANGQEGVYIRYLSGPDQGREQGLVVTRMLRISGNTIGGNDFGWRSVGVDGWANGEGLDIKSGVFAGIIDRNTLFDLKGHYGIGVLSSNIIVEHNVVRNVYMPGATPEHGFSGIVVDPYENRGTTIVRNNVITMSNAHGIALRGVFDFRPRFEIYNNDITVAEPYSAFAFKSQNMANAVIRNNRTRGGVAGVAGVAVLKPCCPPVNVEIRDNVFGDVAVPVVTARDLSPGVRMASNVFCMRGAVDAAQRRVLPNNFILTLAECERELPAPQGLRLR